The Natrinema salifodinae genome includes a window with the following:
- a CDS encoding DUF790 family protein, whose amino-acid sequence MLTKDLLRVSRAGGGYYPQFAGREHRPLAARVIGTYQGHVGEPRGDLEDALTDLEREAEDFKLVRGLAALVDREATVETDAEIEPEHARKAAFEAAEAVGVVTEDERATALHRASESFDVSADALESALYADLEERQVLTAVDPRWDPDGLVAQYNLSLAQTALFDATDVRVRTSDPKALISAIKRLRLMYEIHTLDAGDEGLSEREVVVTGPTRLFRATRRYGTRFARLLRTVASARQWRLAATIDDRGTERTLELSHEDPVRVPDAEPVADVSFDSGVEADFAARFSNLGLDWDLVREPAPLATGTRVMIPDFAFEYEHSDFRVYFEIMGFWTPEYVEKKLSQLAELEDVDMLVAVDESLGVGEEITARDHRAIPYSGTVRVKDVADVLREYERQLVAESAAELPDELRPDEDAITVDALADRRGVSADALADVSFPEHERVGRTLLRPAVAESLADEIEPGMTLADAETILDEYGIADASAVLSRLGYAVEWEGLAGGTVVDR is encoded by the coding sequence ATGCTGACGAAGGACCTGCTCCGCGTGTCGCGGGCCGGCGGCGGGTACTACCCGCAGTTCGCCGGCCGCGAACACCGCCCGCTCGCGGCCCGCGTCATCGGCACCTACCAGGGCCACGTCGGCGAGCCCCGCGGCGACCTCGAGGACGCGCTGACCGACCTTGAACGCGAGGCCGAGGACTTCAAACTCGTCCGCGGCCTGGCGGCGCTGGTCGACCGGGAGGCGACCGTCGAGACCGACGCGGAAATCGAACCCGAACACGCGCGCAAAGCCGCCTTCGAAGCCGCCGAAGCGGTCGGCGTCGTTACCGAGGACGAGCGCGCGACGGCGCTGCACCGGGCGAGCGAGTCGTTCGACGTCTCCGCGGACGCCCTCGAATCCGCGCTCTACGCCGACCTCGAGGAGCGGCAGGTCCTGACCGCGGTCGACCCCCGCTGGGATCCGGACGGCCTGGTCGCCCAGTACAACCTCTCGCTGGCGCAGACGGCCCTCTTCGACGCGACCGACGTGCGGGTCCGCACGAGCGATCCGAAGGCGCTGATCTCGGCGATCAAACGCCTGCGGCTGATGTACGAGATCCACACGCTCGACGCCGGAGATGAGGGACTCTCCGAGCGCGAGGTCGTCGTCACCGGTCCGACGCGCCTCTTTCGGGCGACCAGGCGGTACGGGACGCGCTTCGCGCGGCTCCTGCGGACGGTCGCGAGCGCACGGCAGTGGCGCCTGGCGGCGACGATCGACGACCGCGGCACCGAGCGGACGCTCGAACTCTCCCACGAGGATCCCGTCCGGGTACCCGACGCCGAGCCGGTGGCGGACGTTTCGTTCGATAGCGGCGTCGAAGCGGACTTCGCCGCCCGCTTCTCGAACCTGGGCCTCGACTGGGACCTCGTGCGCGAACCGGCGCCGCTCGCGACGGGAACGCGGGTGATGATTCCGGACTTCGCGTTCGAGTACGAGCATTCGGATTTCCGCGTCTACTTCGAGATCATGGGCTTTTGGACGCCCGAGTACGTCGAGAAGAAGCTCTCGCAACTCGCCGAACTCGAAGACGTCGACATGCTGGTCGCCGTCGACGAATCGCTCGGCGTCGGCGAGGAGATCACCGCCCGCGACCACCGGGCGATCCCGTACTCGGGGACGGTGCGGGTCAAAGACGTCGCCGACGTCCTCCGAGAGTACGAACGCCAGTTGGTCGCCGAGAGCGCGGCCGAACTCCCCGACGAACTGCGGCCCGACGAGGACGCGATCACGGTGGACGCGCTGGCCGACCGCCGCGGCGTGAGCGCGGACGCCCTCGCGGACGTCTCGTTTCCCGAGCACGAGCGGGTCGGCCGGACGCTGCTCCGGCCCGCCGTCGCCGAGTCGCTCGCCGACGAGATCGAGCCCGGAATGACGCTCGCGGACGCCGAAACGATCCTCGACGAGTACGGGATCGCCGACGCGAGCGCGGTCCTCTCGCGGCTCGGTTATGCCGTGGAGTGGGAGGGCCTGGCCGGCGGAACGGTCGTCGATCGGTAA
- a CDS encoding response regulator, translating to MNPFVSQQSSPDPVSILLVEDNPGDVRLIQEAFREAEFETTFHTVTDGDAALEFLQDRLTDDAGPDLDLMLLDLNLPRTSGFDVLKELKSDQKLTSLPVLVLTSSEATEDIVRSYELCANAYLTKPSDPEEFADLGRAVEAFWIDEATLPPVPS from the coding sequence ATGAACCCATTCGTGTCCCAACAGTCCTCTCCCGACCCAGTCTCTATCTTACTCGTCGAAGACAATCCCGGCGACGTTCGGCTGATCCAGGAGGCGTTCAGAGAAGCGGAGTTCGAGACGACGTTTCACACCGTGACGGACGGTGACGCCGCGCTCGAATTTCTGCAGGACCGGCTCACCGACGACGCCGGTCCCGATCTGGACCTGATGCTTCTGGACCTGAACCTTCCCCGGACGAGCGGATTCGACGTCCTGAAGGAACTCAAGTCGGATCAGAAACTGACGTCGCTCCCGGTGCTCGTACTGACGAGTTCGGAAGCGACCGAAGACATCGTCCGGAGTTACGAACTGTGTGCGAACGCCTACCTCACCAAGCCGAGCGATCCCGAAGAGTTCGCCGATCTCGGGCGGGCCGTCGAGGCGTTCTGGATCGACGAGGCGACGTTACCGCCGGTCCCGTCGTAA
- a CDS encoding DUF7122 family protein has translation MSETNDGQRFDRLPATEAERSVEGRATREAVVDFFADRFGIPPETFDGYTFWEKGAGKIWIYGGQAPSPVEIEAIGMTCLRTRQEHWKPTTDFVQRFGRVATDCVIDLDRDQARRFAAGEDQELEWDGDWGYLIAAHEVAGEEEPLGVGLYVHGELRSMVPKGRQRDLES, from the coding sequence ATGAGCGAGACGAACGACGGCCAGCGGTTCGATCGGCTCCCCGCCACCGAGGCAGAGCGGTCCGTCGAGGGCAGGGCTACCCGCGAGGCGGTCGTCGACTTCTTTGCGGACCGCTTTGGCATTCCGCCCGAGACCTTCGACGGCTACACGTTCTGGGAGAAGGGCGCCGGCAAGATCTGGATTTACGGCGGCCAGGCTCCCTCGCCGGTCGAGATAGAGGCGATCGGCATGACCTGCCTGCGCACTCGTCAGGAACACTGGAAGCCGACGACGGACTTCGTCCAGCGCTTCGGGCGGGTCGCGACCGATTGCGTGATCGACCTCGACCGCGACCAGGCCCGCCGGTTCGCGGCCGGCGAAGATCAGGAACTCGAGTGGGACGGCGACTGGGGATACCTGATCGCCGCTCACGAGGTCGCGGGTGAGGAAGAACCGCTCGGCGTCGGGTTGTACGTCCACGGCGAGTTGCGCTCGATGGTGCCGAAGGGGAGACAGCGAGACCTCGAGTCCTGA
- a CDS encoding RsmB/NOP family class I SAM-dependent RNA methyltransferase — translation MEPLERYRPIIDDFDAFRAACERPLGTAVRVNTIKASVERATAALEREGVGFDRVGWNPRVLRLATDSPGSTWSSFHGFTHGQEEVSAVPPVVLDPEPGERVWDCCAAPGGKATQIAALMDDRGTVVANDNNLGRISALRFNAERLGATSLAVTNEDARNYSLSRFDFDEFDRALVDAPCSCEGTIRKNPDALDNWSEDHIASVAGIQKGILRRAIQATREGGTVVYSTCTFAPEENEAVVQHALDEEDCRVVDFDLDLDYAPGLTAWDDEAFDSSLEQAARIYPHQNDTGGFFVAKLEVTA, via the coding sequence ATGGAGCCACTCGAGCGGTATCGACCGATCATCGACGACTTCGACGCCTTCCGCGCGGCCTGCGAGCGCCCGCTTGGCACCGCCGTCCGCGTGAACACGATCAAGGCCTCGGTCGAGCGAGCGACCGCGGCCCTCGAACGCGAGGGCGTCGGCTTCGACCGGGTCGGCTGGAACCCCCGCGTGCTGCGTTTAGCGACCGACTCACCCGGTTCGACCTGGTCCTCGTTCCACGGATTCACCCACGGCCAGGAGGAGGTCTCGGCGGTGCCGCCGGTCGTCCTCGATCCCGAGCCAGGCGAGCGGGTCTGGGACTGCTGTGCGGCCCCCGGCGGGAAGGCGACCCAGATCGCGGCGCTGATGGACGACCGCGGGACGGTCGTCGCGAACGACAACAACCTCGGGCGGATCTCGGCGCTGCGCTTCAACGCCGAACGGCTGGGCGCGACCAGCCTGGCCGTCACCAACGAGGACGCCCGGAACTACTCGCTGTCGCGGTTCGACTTCGACGAGTTCGACCGGGCGCTGGTCGACGCGCCCTGTTCCTGCGAGGGGACGATCCGGAAGAACCCCGACGCACTGGACAACTGGTCGGAGGATCACATCGCCTCCGTCGCGGGGATTCAGAAGGGGATCCTTCGGCGGGCGATCCAGGCGACCCGCGAGGGCGGCACGGTCGTCTACTCGACGTGCACCTTCGCGCCCGAGGAGAACGAGGCCGTCGTCCAGCACGCGCTGGACGAGGAGGACTGCCGCGTCGTCGACTTCGATCTCGATCTCGACTACGCACCCGGACTCACGGCGTGGGACGACGAGGCGTTCGATTCGAGCCTCGAGCAGGCGGCCCGGATCTACCCGCACCAGAACGACACCGGCGGCTTCTTCGTCGCGAAACTGGAGGTGACCGCGTGA
- a CDS encoding proteasome assembly chaperone family protein: MGGVRVHEPEADLENPTLVEGFPGVGLVGKIATDHLIDRLDMRHYASVDCEGLPQIGVYRGGDRTARPPVRLYVSEEHDLLALQSDAPIRSEAVDSVADCLTGWIVSHDVTPLYLSGLPAERETEDRPDLYGITTGNAAERLEATDIPIPPEDGVVTGPTGALLNRAALENYGSLSFVVECNPQFPDPEAASVLLDDGIAPVADLSVDVEDLLDRAEEIRSKREQLAQQMQAVGQEESSQAQPLRMYQ; encoded by the coding sequence ATGGGAGGCGTACGCGTGCACGAACCGGAAGCGGACCTCGAGAACCCGACGCTCGTCGAGGGATTCCCCGGCGTCGGACTCGTCGGCAAGATCGCGACCGACCACCTCATCGACCGACTCGACATGCGCCACTACGCGAGCGTCGACTGCGAGGGGCTGCCCCAGATCGGCGTCTACCGCGGCGGCGACCGGACGGCCAGGCCGCCCGTTCGGCTCTACGTCAGCGAGGAGCACGACCTCCTCGCGCTGCAGAGCGACGCGCCGATCCGCTCCGAAGCCGTCGACAGCGTCGCCGACTGCCTGACCGGCTGGATCGTCAGCCACGACGTCACGCCGCTGTACCTCAGCGGACTCCCCGCCGAACGAGAGACCGAGGACCGGCCGGACCTCTACGGGATCACGACCGGGAACGCTGCCGAGCGGCTCGAGGCAACCGACATCCCGATCCCCCCGGAGGACGGCGTCGTCACCGGCCCCACGGGTGCGCTCCTCAATCGGGCCGCCCTCGAGAACTACGGCAGCCTCAGCTTCGTCGTCGAGTGCAACCCGCAGTTCCCCGACCCCGAGGCCGCGAGCGTCCTGCTCGACGACGGAATCGCGCCGGTCGCGGACCTCTCGGTCGACGTCGAAGATCTGTTAGACCGCGCCGAGGAGATCCGCTCGAAGCGGGAGCAACTCGCCCAACAGATGCAGGCGGTCGGACAGGAGGAGAGCTCGCAGGCTCAACCGCTGCGGATGTATCAGTGA
- a CDS encoding AAA family ATPase, translating into MDITDARAECDAVLDAVGQAVIADREFLETVLLGVLARGHVLLEDVPGTGKTLTANSLATALGLSFSRIQFTLDLLPADVTGTHVFDESEGTVEFTPGPIFANVVLADEINRAPPKTQAALLEAMEERQVTVDGETHQLPQPFFVIATQNPVEQAGTFPLPEAQVDRFLVKSSIGYPDEDGERELLQRRLGRTDRSPSIDPALDDERVRALRAVPESVRVDDDLVAYVAAIARGTRTRRQVDVGVSPRGTQRLLEATRARAVVAGRDYVTPDDVKRVARPVLAHRLVLTPDASVDGASKAAIVDEVLDTVPVPTLE; encoded by the coding sequence ATGGATATCACCGACGCGCGTGCGGAGTGCGACGCCGTCCTCGATGCCGTCGGCCAGGCCGTCATCGCGGACCGCGAGTTCCTCGAGACCGTCCTGCTCGGCGTCCTCGCGCGCGGCCACGTCCTCCTGGAGGACGTCCCCGGCACCGGCAAGACCCTGACCGCGAACAGCCTGGCGACGGCGCTGGGGCTGTCGTTCTCCCGGATCCAGTTCACGCTCGACCTGTTGCCGGCCGACGTGACCGGGACCCACGTGTTCGACGAGTCCGAAGGGACCGTCGAGTTCACCCCGGGGCCGATCTTCGCGAACGTCGTGCTGGCCGACGAGATCAACCGCGCGCCGCCGAAGACCCAGGCCGCCTTGCTCGAGGCCATGGAGGAGCGGCAGGTCACCGTCGACGGCGAGACGCACCAGTTGCCACAGCCGTTTTTCGTGATCGCGACGCAGAATCCCGTCGAGCAGGCCGGTACCTTCCCGCTGCCGGAGGCTCAGGTCGACCGCTTTCTGGTGAAGAGCTCGATCGGCTACCCCGACGAGGACGGCGAGCGGGAGCTGTTGCAACGGCGACTCGGCCGCACCGATCGGAGCCCGAGCATCGACCCGGCGTTGGACGACGAGCGCGTCCGGGCACTCCGGGCGGTCCCCGAGTCGGTCCGTGTCGACGACGACCTCGTAGCCTACGTCGCCGCGATCGCTCGGGGGACGCGAACCCGCCGCCAGGTCGACGTGGGCGTCTCGCCGCGGGGAACCCAGCGGTTGCTCGAGGCGACCCGGGCCCGCGCCGTCGTCGCCGGCCGCGACTACGTGACTCCCGACGACGTCAAGCGCGTGGCTCGCCCCGTGCTCGCCCATCGGCTCGTGCTCACCCCCGACGCCTCGGTCGACGGCGCCTCGAAGGCGGCGATCGTCGACGAGGTGCTCGACACCGTCCCCGTCCCGACGCTCGAGTAA
- a CDS encoding DUF7519 family protein: MTGDDSDADPVDPAHRPAVVTGGLSIVALLLAVFASVFYSPYVLAGGVVGLMVVGAGLQRGSRRAVTLGAAAVLTGLLAGGIDGVPPVPMLASVTATVLAWDAGHHAIGIGDQLGREATTIRAEFPHVGGTVLVGLVAGAGSYAVFRVGPSGQPAAAVIAMLFGAVLLLATLQR; the protein is encoded by the coding sequence GTGACCGGCGACGACAGCGACGCCGACCCGGTCGATCCCGCCCACCGGCCCGCGGTCGTGACCGGCGGCCTCTCGATCGTCGCCCTGCTGCTCGCGGTGTTCGCGAGCGTCTTCTACTCCCCATACGTGCTCGCCGGCGGCGTCGTCGGCCTGATGGTCGTCGGCGCCGGGCTGCAGAGGGGATCGCGGCGGGCCGTCACGCTCGGGGCTGCGGCCGTGCTGACAGGGCTGCTCGCGGGCGGTATCGACGGGGTTCCACCGGTGCCGATGCTCGCGAGCGTCACCGCGACCGTGCTGGCCTGGGACGCCGGCCACCACGCGATCGGGATCGGCGACCAGCTCGGCCGGGAGGCGACGACGATCCGCGCGGAGTTCCCCCACGTCGGCGGAACGGTCCTCGTCGGCCTGGTCGCCGGCGCCGGGAGCTATGCGGTCTTCCGCGTCGGACCGAGCGGACAGCCGGCCGCGGCCGTGATCGCCATGCTGTTCGGGGCGGTGCTCCTGCTGGCGACCCTGCAGCGGTAG
- a CDS encoding DUF58 domain-containing protein translates to MTTNTTTDVRTTIGESQPDGDSDTAESADSTVVDSATRPTNRWTGVTAVALLFGAVGILVTAPALLLASVVGIAYAAYARIGRAPDPVLSIARELEADDPEPGEQIRATVRIRNEGDELLPDLRLVDGVPAELVVTENVPRHGTALRPGETETFSYTVTARRGRHEFEPAIVVARGFTGAVERVQRVRVDTEFRCSPAATAVDVPLRSLTVPLTGRVETAVGGEGLEFYATREYRRGDPLSRIDWNRWVRGDDLTTVTFREERSATVMLVVDTRAAAYRRPDETARHAVDRSVEAATAALDALVEGGNSVGIASFGPRRCWLPPGSGPDHRATARRRLTIDPAFAPTPPESSMSLLRVHIRRFRSRLPPDSQVLLFAPLCDDDIVRVARLLQADGHPVTVVSPDPTGRDTPGGRLAAAERSVRVSTLREAGVRVVDWPPGESLAATTAASQRRWSP, encoded by the coding sequence GTGACGACGAACACGACCACCGACGTCCGAACGACGATCGGCGAGTCGCAGCCCGACGGCGACTCCGACACGGCAGAATCCGCGGATTCGACCGTCGTCGACTCGGCCACGCGGCCGACGAACCGCTGGACCGGCGTCACCGCCGTCGCCTTGCTGTTCGGCGCCGTCGGCATCCTCGTCACGGCGCCCGCGCTGTTGCTGGCGTCGGTCGTGGGGATCGCGTACGCGGCCTACGCCCGGATCGGCCGGGCGCCGGACCCGGTGCTGTCGATCGCCCGCGAACTCGAGGCCGACGATCCCGAGCCCGGCGAACAGATCCGCGCGACGGTGCGGATCCGCAACGAGGGCGACGAGCTCCTCCCGGACCTCCGGCTCGTCGACGGCGTTCCGGCGGAGCTCGTCGTCACCGAGAACGTTCCGCGACACGGAACCGCGCTCCGACCGGGCGAGACGGAGACGTTCTCCTATACGGTAACCGCTCGTCGGGGACGTCATGAGTTCGAGCCCGCGATCGTCGTCGCGCGGGGCTTTACCGGCGCGGTCGAGCGAGTCCAGCGGGTCCGCGTCGACACCGAATTCCGCTGTTCGCCCGCGGCGACCGCGGTCGACGTCCCGTTGCGCTCGCTGACGGTGCCGCTGACCGGTCGCGTCGAGACGGCCGTCGGCGGCGAGGGTCTCGAGTTCTACGCGACCAGGGAGTACCGCCGCGGCGATCCCCTCTCGCGGATCGATTGGAATCGTTGGGTCCGCGGCGACGACCTGACGACGGTAACCTTTCGCGAGGAGCGGTCGGCGACGGTGATGCTCGTCGTCGATACGCGCGCGGCGGCGTACCGTCGCCCCGACGAGACGGCCCGCCACGCAGTCGATCGGAGCGTCGAGGCCGCGACCGCCGCGCTCGACGCGCTCGTCGAGGGCGGGAACAGCGTTGGTATCGCCAGTTTCGGACCGCGCCGATGTTGGCTCCCGCCAGGCTCGGGACCCGACCACCGGGCCACGGCCCGTCGACGTCTCACGATCGATCCGGCGTTCGCACCGACGCCGCCGGAGTCGTCGATGTCGCTGCTTCGCGTTCACATCCGTCGGTTCCGGTCGCGGTTGCCGCCCGACTCGCAGGTGCTCCTGTTCGCGCCGCTCTGTGACGACGACATCGTCCGCGTCGCACGACTGCTCCAGGCCGACGGCCACCCCGTGACGGTCGTCAGCCCCGATCCGACGGGGCGGGACACGCCAGGCGGGCGACTCGCAGCGGCCGAGCGATCGGTCCGCGTCTCGACGCTCAGAGAAGCGGGCGTCAGGGTCGTCGATTGGCCGCCTGGCGAGTCGCTGGCGGCGACGACCGCGGCGAGCCAACGGCGGTGGTCGCCGTGA
- a CDS encoding DUF7269 family protein: MNKYALGGGGLVLIGLAVAAVPSLAAALGVRTSFVYAVGVIALVQGLRAVLARRRTAVTQTDPPTPERPRECPIPGDQFDEGIESGRVNYGQVGRRLHERLERAAVDALVHGEGLTEDEARAALENGTWTDDPWAAAQFANGVPDWAPWHVRLRAVARRNRTRRMTRAAAEIARIAGVTDDA; encoded by the coding sequence ATGAACAAGTACGCGCTCGGCGGCGGCGGACTGGTCCTGATCGGCCTGGCGGTCGCGGCGGTGCCGAGCCTGGCCGCCGCCCTCGGCGTCCGAACGTCGTTCGTGTACGCGGTCGGCGTGATCGCGCTCGTGCAGGGGCTGCGAGCGGTCCTCGCTCGCCGGCGGACCGCCGTCACGCAGACCGATCCGCCGACGCCGGAACGCCCGCGGGAGTGTCCGATCCCCGGCGACCAGTTCGACGAGGGGATCGAATCGGGGCGCGTGAACTACGGTCAGGTCGGCAGGCGACTCCACGAGCGGCTCGAGCGGGCGGCGGTCGACGCGTTGGTACACGGAGAGGGCCTGACCGAGGACGAGGCCCGAGCGGCGCTCGAGAACGGGACCTGGACCGACGATCCGTGGGCGGCGGCGCAGTTCGCGAACGGCGTGCCCGACTGGGCCCCGTGGCACGTCCGTCTTCGGGCGGTGGCGCGCCGGAACCGCACTCGTCGAATGACTCGCGCCGCGGCCGAAATCGCGCGCATAGCGGGGGTGACCGACGACGCGTGA
- a CDS encoding DUF4129 domain-containing protein, with product MDRDTGRVALIALLCCLAVVLAAATLPSMIESDGTGIGDGGDGSGGGTGGTGGTGDGGIGSDGSAGGDSEPWLDVGSAVPELCIGFLDSDGALLGLVLGTVGLAALTTRSYDRSVTIALVIALLPLVVLGVLLLTSGCGTAVAEPPAPESEMTPLEENGTADSPGGDGGGALPGPTLPSLLVVAVLLVTIGAAIAALFYTGDGDRRQSTASPADATDDAQRSAFGRAAGQAADRIESGNDFENDVYRAWRELTEPLDVERPAASTPGEFAAAARDAGVDPADVDALRTLFEDVRYGDRPVTADRERRAVELLRRIEDADGENGETRR from the coding sequence GTGGATCGAGACACCGGTCGGGTCGCCCTCATTGCCCTCCTGTGCTGTCTCGCCGTCGTGCTCGCAGCGGCGACGTTACCGTCGATGATCGAAAGCGACGGTACCGGCATCGGCGACGGCGGGGACGGCAGCGGCGGCGGGACCGGCGGAACCGGTGGGACCGGCGACGGCGGGATCGGATCGGACGGATCAGCCGGGGGTGACTCCGAACCCTGGTTGGATGTCGGGTCCGCCGTTCCGGAGCTGTGCATCGGGTTCCTCGACTCGGACGGAGCGCTGCTCGGACTCGTCCTCGGGACGGTCGGGCTTGCGGCGCTGACGACGCGGTCGTACGACCGCTCGGTGACGATCGCGCTCGTGATCGCGTTGCTCCCGCTCGTCGTGCTCGGCGTTCTCCTCCTCACCAGCGGGTGCGGAACGGCGGTGGCCGAGCCGCCGGCCCCCGAATCCGAGATGACTCCCCTCGAGGAGAACGGAACCGCCGATTCGCCCGGCGGCGACGGCGGCGGGGCCCTTCCCGGCCCGACGCTGCCATCGCTCCTCGTCGTGGCCGTCCTGCTGGTGACGATCGGCGCGGCGATCGCGGCGCTGTTCTACACCGGCGACGGTGATCGCCGGCAGTCGACGGCGTCGCCCGCTGACGCGACCGACGACGCCCAGCGAAGCGCTTTCGGGCGCGCGGCCGGCCAGGCCGCCGACCGCATCGAGTCGGGCAACGATTTCGAGAACGATGTCTACCGGGCCTGGCGAGAGCTGACCGAGCCGCTCGACGTCGAGCGGCCCGCCGCGAGCACGCCAGGCGAGTTCGCGGCCGCGGCGCGGGACGCGGGGGTGGATCCCGCCGACGTCGACGCGTTGCGGACGCTGTTCGAGGACGTTCGCTACGGCGATCGGCCCGTGACGGCCGACCGTGAGCGCCGCGCGGTCGAACTCCTGCGGCGGATCGAGGACGCCGACGGTGAGAACGGGGAGACGAGACGATGA
- a CDS encoding aldo/keto reductase, giving the protein MMEETDPETCPSTQGMPMLGLGTWQNEDPEECAESVRTALEMGYRHIDTAQAYGNEEAVGEGIAAADVDREDVFLATKVWIDNLSHDDVLETTRNSLDRLGVDYVDLLYVHWPSREYDAEETLSAFSELYDEGLIEHVGVSNFLPEQLAAAVDACDAPIFANQVELHPLLPQAEIREACADYDIEVVGYSPLARGQVFDQPEIQEVAEKHGVSEAQVSLAWAREKGVTAIPKATGEDHIGDNWESLTVELDQEDVDAIDSIDETSREVDPGFAPWN; this is encoded by the coding sequence ATGATGGAAGAAACCGACCCGGAGACGTGTCCGTCGACACAGGGTATGCCGATGCTCGGACTCGGCACCTGGCAAAACGAGGACCCGGAGGAGTGTGCCGAAAGCGTCCGAACGGCCCTCGAGATGGGCTACCGCCACATCGACACCGCCCAGGCCTACGGGAACGAGGAGGCCGTCGGCGAGGGCATCGCCGCGGCGGACGTCGACCGCGAGGACGTCTTCCTCGCGACCAAGGTCTGGATCGATAACCTCTCGCACGACGACGTCCTCGAGACGACCCGGAACAGCCTCGACCGGCTGGGCGTCGACTACGTCGACCTGCTGTACGTCCACTGGCCGTCCCGGGAGTACGACGCCGAGGAGACGCTATCGGCCTTCTCGGAACTCTACGACGAGGGTCTGATCGAACACGTCGGCGTGAGCAACTTCCTCCCCGAACAGCTCGCGGCGGCCGTCGACGCCTGCGACGCCCCCATCTTCGCGAACCAGGTCGAACTCCACCCGCTGTTGCCCCAGGCGGAGATCCGCGAGGCCTGTGCCGACTACGACATCGAAGTCGTCGGCTACTCCCCGCTGGCCCGGGGTCAGGTCTTCGACCAGCCCGAGATTCAGGAGGTCGCCGAGAAACACGGCGTCAGCGAAGCGCAGGTCAGCCTGGCCTGGGCGCGGGAGAAGGGTGTCACCGCGATCCCGAAGGCAACCGGCGAAGACCATATCGGCGACAACTGGGAGTCGCTGACCGTCGAGCTCGATCAGGAGGACGTCGACGCGATCGATTCGATCGACGAGACCAGCCGCGAAGTCGATCCCGGGTTCGCGCCCTGGAACTAA
- a CDS encoding DUF7333 family protein produces the protein MEFDLPTTAAAFIAVIAIGVGGLLAAPMMTMDTVLMMVAPSMIVFGLLMLGIGVKYGEYRATGR, from the coding sequence ATGGAGTTTGACCTCCCCACGACCGCCGCCGCGTTCATCGCGGTGATCGCGATCGGCGTCGGCGGCCTGCTCGCCGCGCCGATGATGACGATGGACACCGTCCTGATGATGGTCGCACCGTCGATGATCGTCTTCGGGCTGCTCATGCTCGGTATCGGCGTCAAATACGGCGAGTACCGCGCGACCGGCCGATAG
- a CDS encoding phosphoadenosine phosphosulfate reductase family protein, with protein MTENFPDYVDVDYSDGEGEDPEDYPHIQDKIEKAIEVTREGLEEYENPAVMWTGGKDSTLTLYFIKEVADRFDLEVPPAVFIDHFQHFDEIHDFVDHWADEWDLEVIYARNEDVGGYAEEHDLEPGDDIDISELSEHNQHHVREILEYEEDTFPFLLDTYVGNHLLKTVALNDALEEYDIDGVISGVRWDEQEARADETFFSPRHDPDIYPPHDRIQPILQFDEAAVWDAFWNFVVPDTVAEYPDDGYVPQADDDLPEGVTQADIPISPKYFAGFRSLGSEVSTEKSDEDPAWLQDLEGTTERAGRAQDKEDLMERLRDLGYM; from the coding sequence ATGACCGAGAACTTCCCCGACTACGTCGACGTCGATTACAGTGACGGCGAGGGCGAAGATCCCGAGGACTACCCGCACATCCAGGACAAGATCGAGAAAGCGATCGAGGTCACCCGCGAGGGGCTCGAGGAGTACGAGAACCCCGCGGTCATGTGGACCGGCGGGAAGGACTCGACGCTTACCCTGTACTTCATCAAGGAGGTCGCCGACCGCTTCGACCTCGAGGTACCCCCCGCGGTCTTCATCGACCACTTCCAGCACTTCGACGAGATCCACGACTTCGTCGACCACTGGGCCGACGAGTGGGACCTCGAAGTCATCTACGCGCGCAACGAGGACGTCGGCGGCTATGCCGAGGAACACGACCTCGAACCGGGCGACGACATCGATATCTCGGAACTCTCCGAGCACAACCAGCACCACGTCCGCGAGATTCTCGAGTACGAGGAGGACACGTTCCCGTTCCTGCTCGACACCTACGTCGGTAACCACCTGCTGAAGACGGTCGCGCTCAACGACGCGCTCGAGGAGTACGACATCGACGGCGTCATCTCCGGCGTCCGCTGGGACGAGCAGGAGGCCCGCGCCGACGAGACGTTCTTCTCGCCGCGCCACGATCCCGACATCTACCCGCCCCACGACCGCATCCAGCCCATCCTGCAGTTCGACGAGGCCGCGGTCTGGGACGCCTTCTGGAACTTCGTCGTCCCGGACACCGTCGCCGAGTACCCGGACGACGGCTACGTCCCGCAGGCCGACGACGACCTCCCGGAGGGCGTCACGCAGGCGGACATCCCGATCTCGCCGAAGTACTTCGCCGGCTTCCGCTCGCTGGGCAGCGAAGTCAGCACCGAGAAGAGCGACGAGGACCCCGCCTGGCTCCAGGACCTCGAGGGGACGACCGAGCGCGCGGGCCGCGCCCAGGACAAGGAAGACCTGATGGAGCGCCTGCGCGACCTCGGCTACATGTAG